A segment of the Brevinematia bacterium genome:
AGTGTTTCAGGTATATTGTATCAAATGGTTTCCTTTCGTTCACTATCTCAGGATACACCACAAAACATTCATCGTTTTCAAAACAAATTCTTTTTTCATACTCCGAAATAAGCTTCTCATGGATTTTCTCACCAGGCCTAGGTTTAGACTCAATAATTCTCGCCATAGGATATAATATCTTAACAAGATCCAATACCCTTGACGCTTGCATTTTAGGAATAAATATCTCTCCACCTTCCATCAAGGACAAACACCTAACTACAAACCTAGATGCTTCTTCTATAGTTATCCAGAACCTCGTCATATTTTTATCAGTCACATAAACAGGTTCCATATTTCGCTTTTTCTCTTTCACTACTTCAAAAATACTCCCCCTGCTGTTTATAACATTACCAAGCCTAACTACTGAAAATTTGGTTCTAAAGTTATTCCTTTCATCTATATTTCCAGAGATAAATATCCTCTCCGCACAGAGCTTTGTTGCTCCATAGGTGCTAGATGGCTCAACTGCCTTATCAGTGCTCACCATCATAGCCCTCTCTATCCC
Coding sequences within it:
- a CDS encoding polysaccharide biosynthesis protein; protein product: MLIERLLFENKVILITGATGTIGGGILKYILSNFYELVKEIRVLSRDEYKLSKLVEDLKDYRKVVPKLGDIRDVEAIKRYTSGVDLVIHSAALKRVEFGEYYPYELVKTNIEGTKNLVDASIESGIERAMMVSTDKAVEPSSTYGATKLCAERIFISGNIDERNNFRTKFSVVRLGNVINSRGSIFEVVKEKKRNMEPVYVTDKNMTRFWITIEEASRFVVRCLSLMEGGEIFIPKMQASRVLDLVKILYPMARIIESKPRPGEKIHEKLISEYEKRICFENDECFVVYPEIVNERKPFDTIYLKHWNRVALSTSFSSDDFTTSEVSDFIEEIEEF